A genomic segment from Bradyrhizobium diazoefficiens USDA 110 encodes:
- a CDS encoding helix-turn-helix domain-containing protein, giving the protein MTLSLVHLDVALAIEPPAPDVRGSADREPSFRVSAKRLACASSEVDRETGAEGFTDPVMQRLADALAATKAMHHPHSAILVDALRLAILTRKASRRTVAGQGQPESAEGDHEGRVCRAVRSLQKWRLKRVMQYVDDNLAAKVTLEHLAAVAGLSRMHFAAQFRAAVGIRPHEYLLKRRIERAQELLQQADVSLVDIALTVGFQTQAHFTTVFKRFAGDTPYQWRSAYLAQFLPLPPVGARPS; this is encoded by the coding sequence ATGACGCTCTCCCTCGTTCATCTGGATGTTGCGCTGGCCATCGAGCCGCCTGCGCCGGACGTGCGGGGATCTGCCGACCGCGAGCCGAGCTTCAGGGTGTCCGCGAAACGGCTTGCGTGCGCCTCCTCGGAGGTCGATCGGGAGACGGGCGCGGAAGGATTCACGGATCCGGTGATGCAGCGCCTCGCGGATGCGCTCGCGGCCACCAAAGCCATGCACCATCCCCATTCTGCCATCCTTGTCGATGCGCTGCGTCTGGCCATTCTGACCCGCAAGGCAAGCCGGCGGACGGTGGCCGGACAAGGCCAGCCCGAGTCGGCCGAGGGTGATCATGAAGGCCGGGTTTGCCGGGCGGTGCGGTCGTTGCAGAAATGGCGCCTCAAGCGCGTCATGCAGTATGTCGACGACAATCTGGCCGCGAAGGTGACCTTGGAGCATCTGGCTGCCGTTGCCGGCCTTAGCCGGATGCACTTCGCGGCGCAGTTCCGGGCGGCCGTCGGCATCAGGCCGCACGAGTATTTGCTGAAGCGGCGGATCGAGCGGGCCCAGGAATTGCTGCAACAAGCTGACGTCTCGCTCGTCGACATCGCCTTGACCGTCGGGTTCCAGACGCAGGCTCATTTCACGACGGTGTTCAAGCGCTTCGCGGGCGACACGCCGTATCAATGGAGGAGCGCCTATCTCGCGCAATTCCTGCCGCTGCCGCCCGTCGGAGCAAGACCGTCATGA
- the allE gene encoding (S)-ureidoglycine aminohydrolase produces the protein MHPTDLPGQPGIVPPGAIGHNRGVVGRNFAFMPPEGVLKSRLPAWKSTTVRFLAAPSLGAGFAQYMLEIEPAGGTAQPICVDLQHFFYVVAGGVDVTIGSDPPVELAVGAFVYVPPGVSFTMSCHPTAPARIIAVKKRYEKAEDIATPTAIIGQQQSMPMTNHTGLQGRGFKHLLPMGDLRFDFEMNLMFFQPGVCFPAVETHIMEHGLFMLEGQGLYYLGNSWHEIWVDDFIWMGSFCPQQFYPTGLNHSVYLLYKNVNRDVVL, from the coding sequence ATGCATCCCACCGACTTGCCCGGCCAACCCGGCATCGTTCCTCCCGGAGCGATCGGCCACAATCGCGGCGTTGTCGGTCGCAACTTCGCGTTCATGCCGCCGGAAGGCGTGTTGAAGAGCCGGCTTCCGGCGTGGAAATCCACAACCGTGCGCTTTCTGGCGGCGCCTTCGCTCGGCGCCGGTTTTGCCCAATATATGCTGGAAATCGAGCCCGCGGGCGGTACGGCCCAGCCGATCTGTGTGGACCTGCAGCACTTCTTCTATGTTGTGGCAGGAGGCGTGGACGTGACCATCGGCTCCGACCCGCCAGTGGAGCTTGCTGTCGGCGCCTTTGTCTATGTACCGCCCGGCGTATCCTTCACGATGTCCTGTCATCCCACCGCGCCTGCCCGCATCATCGCCGTCAAGAAGCGCTATGAGAAGGCCGAGGACATCGCCACCCCGACGGCGATCATCGGTCAACAACAATCCATGCCGATGACGAACCATACCGGGCTGCAGGGCCGCGGGTTCAAGCACCTGCTGCCAATGGGCGACCTGCGGTTCGACTTTGAGATGAACCTGATGTTTTTCCAGCCCGGCGTCTGCTTCCCGGCTGTCGAAACGCACATCATGGAGCACGGATTGTTCATGCTGGAGGGGCAAGGCCTATATTATCTCGGCAATAGCTGGCACGAAATCTGGGTTGACGATTTCATCTGGATGGGATCGTTCTGTCCGCAGCAATTCTATCCCACCGGCCTGAACCACTCGGTTTATCTGCTGTACAAGAACGTCAACCGGGACGTCGTCCTCTGA
- a CDS encoding aldo/keto reductase — protein MEYRSLGASGLKVPVLSFGTGTFGGQGPLFSAWGRSGTEEARRLVDICLDAGVNLFDSADVYSNGASEEILGAAIKGRRDKVLISTKMSLPMGDGPLDAGSSRQRLLTAVDAALQRLGTDTIDLLQLHAFDAFTPIEEVLSTLDTLVRAGKLRYVGVSNFAGWQLMKSLAIADRHGWPRYVAHQVYYSLLGRDYEWELMPLARDQGVGALVWSPLGWGRLTGKIRRGQPLPQQSRLHATAQFGPPVDEQRLYAIVDVLDAIAAETGRTVPQVAIAWLLSRPTVSSVIIGSRDEAQLRDNLGAVGWSLGADQIKRLDEACAVMPPYPYYPYRIQEGFARLNPPLV, from the coding sequence ATGGAATATCGTAGTCTCGGTGCGTCCGGGCTCAAGGTCCCCGTCCTCAGCTTCGGCACCGGCACGTTCGGCGGCCAGGGTCCGCTGTTCTCCGCCTGGGGCCGCAGCGGCACGGAGGAAGCGCGCAGGCTGGTCGACATCTGCCTCGATGCCGGCGTCAATTTGTTCGACAGTGCCGACGTCTATTCGAACGGTGCCTCCGAGGAGATTCTCGGCGCTGCGATCAAGGGCCGCCGCGACAAGGTGCTGATCTCGACCAAGATGAGCCTGCCGATGGGCGATGGCCCGCTCGATGCCGGCTCATCGCGGCAGCGGTTGCTGACTGCGGTCGACGCAGCGCTGCAACGGCTCGGCACCGACACCATCGACCTCCTTCAGCTTCACGCGTTCGACGCGTTCACACCGATCGAGGAGGTGCTGTCCACCCTCGATACGCTCGTGCGTGCCGGCAAGCTGCGCTATGTCGGCGTTTCCAATTTCGCGGGCTGGCAGCTGATGAAGTCGCTCGCCATCGCGGACCGGCACGGCTGGCCGCGCTATGTCGCGCACCAGGTCTATTACTCGCTGCTCGGCCGCGACTATGAGTGGGAGCTGATGCCGCTCGCGCGCGATCAGGGCGTCGGCGCGCTGGTCTGGAGCCCGCTCGGTTGGGGGCGGCTGACCGGAAAGATCCGGCGCGGCCAACCGCTGCCGCAACAGAGCCGCCTGCACGCCACCGCGCAATTCGGTCCGCCCGTGGACGAGCAGCGGCTTTACGCGATCGTCGACGTGCTGGATGCGATTGCCGCCGAGACCGGCCGCACCGTGCCGCAGGTCGCGATCGCCTGGTTGCTGTCGCGCCCCACCGTCTCTTCCGTGATCATCGGCTCCCGTGACGAGGCGCAGCTGCGCGACAATCTCGGTGCGGTCGGCTGGTCGCTGGGCGCGGATCAGATCAAGCGTCTCGACGAGGCGTGCGCCGTGATGCCGCCCTATCCCTATTACCCCTATCGCATCCAGGAGGGTTTTGCGCGGCTCAATCCACCGCTGGTGTGA
- a CDS encoding amidohydrolase family protein encodes MSPAANPKRWALTGRIVTMATEGDVIKNGTIFIEDNRIAAILPKGQPAPVGFEAVAAVTTGGTIYPGLIELHNHLSYNVLPLWRVPQLFGNRDQWQNAKSYKTSVTGPMSAIALADDGSLLPALVRYVEAKCLVAGTTTSQGITLSNWSGTIHKYYKGALRAAEIGSPPDLPRAHSKIPDIDAEDWAKFDNELKSSACFLLHLSEGIDPKAHSHFLALRNSAGDWAIEPSLAGIHCTALDATDFGTMAQHQAKVVWSPLSNLLLYGKTTDVVAACAAGLTIALGSDWSPSGSKNLLGELKAAKVVSAHFNLGFSDYDIVAMATRNPAAILKWDSKLGTIAKGKFADLVVVKGVTGDPYAHLIKSREQDIVLVTIGGRARYGTKKAMQQAGGSGEALKVGRSARVIDFTSPDQDPGIEKITLAEATTRLSAALGNLGTLQPHSIAMSAAIASGTVSRTGWRLALDEQFGNNVQLRPRLAYNGIRTGPDLAAVAAAAEPLHPIKLDGLTVADDPVFIDTLKSEPNLPQGLGAAIAAFY; translated from the coding sequence ATGAGCCCGGCCGCAAACCCGAAGCGATGGGCGCTGACCGGCCGGATCGTGACGATGGCCACTGAGGGCGACGTCATCAAGAACGGGACGATCTTCATCGAGGACAATCGGATCGCCGCGATCCTGCCCAAGGGACAGCCGGCCCCGGTGGGCTTCGAGGCCGTCGCCGCGGTGACCACCGGCGGCACCATCTATCCCGGCCTGATCGAGCTGCATAATCACCTCAGCTACAACGTCCTGCCGCTCTGGCGCGTGCCGCAGCTCTTTGGCAATCGCGACCAGTGGCAGAATGCCAAATCGTACAAGACGTCCGTGACCGGCCCGATGAGCGCGATCGCCCTTGCCGACGACGGCTCGCTGCTGCCGGCCCTGGTTCGCTATGTCGAAGCCAAATGCCTGGTCGCGGGAACGACGACGAGCCAGGGGATCACGCTGTCGAACTGGAGCGGCACGATCCACAAGTATTACAAGGGCGCGCTGCGCGCCGCCGAGATCGGGAGCCCGCCCGATCTTCCGCGGGCACACTCCAAGATTCCCGACATCGATGCCGAGGATTGGGCGAAGTTCGACAACGAGCTGAAATCGTCGGCGTGTTTCCTGCTCCACTTAAGCGAGGGCATCGATCCCAAGGCGCATAGCCACTTCCTGGCGCTGCGCAATTCCGCGGGAGATTGGGCGATCGAGCCGTCGCTGGCCGGCATTCATTGCACGGCGCTCGATGCGACCGACTTCGGAACGATGGCCCAGCACCAGGCCAAGGTCGTCTGGTCGCCCCTGAGCAACCTGCTGCTCTATGGCAAGACGACCGATGTCGTCGCCGCGTGCGCCGCAGGCCTCACCATCGCGCTGGGCTCGGATTGGTCGCCGTCCGGCAGCAAGAACCTGCTGGGCGAGCTGAAGGCGGCGAAGGTCGTATCCGCGCATTTCAATCTCGGCTTCAGCGATTACGATATCGTCGCGATGGCAACGCGCAATCCGGCCGCGATCCTGAAGTGGGACTCAAAGCTGGGAACCATCGCCAAGGGCAAGTTCGCCGATCTCGTCGTCGTGAAGGGTGTCACCGGCGATCCTTACGCCCACCTGATCAAATCGCGCGAGCAGGATATCGTCCTGGTCACGATCGGCGGGCGAGCGCGCTATGGGACCAAGAAGGCCATGCAGCAGGCAGGCGGAAGCGGCGAGGCCCTGAAGGTCGGCAGGAGTGCGCGGGTGATCGATTTCACCTCGCCCGACCAGGATCCGGGGATCGAGAAGATCACGCTGGCGGAAGCAACGACCCGATTGAGTGCCGCGCTCGGCAATCTCGGCACGTTGCAGCCGCACAGCATCGCGATGTCGGCCGCGATCGCGAGCGGAACGGTGTCACGAACCGGATGGCGTCTCGCGCTGGACGAGCAGTTCGGCAACAATGTCCAATTGCGCCCGCGGCTGGCATATAACGGCATCCGGACCGGTCCGGATTTGGCAGCTGTCGCAGCAGCCGCCGAGCCGCTGCATCCGATCAAGCTGGATGGCCTCACGGTGGCCGACGATCCCGTCTTCATCGACACGCTGAAGAGCGAACCCAACCTTCCGCAGGGACTAGGCGCAGCGATCGCCGCCTTCTATTAG
- a CDS encoding LysR family transcriptional regulator: protein MARFDTNRSAEMEVFVRVVDLGGFTQAARKLRLTPSGVSKLISRLEVRLGSRLINRTTRKLTLTEEGQAFYQRAVRILAEMEEAEREAASGAAPRGRLTVNSNIPFGMLHVMPLIPRFLEQHPDVTLDLVLTDTLIDLMQERADVAIRVGPLRASRLVARKLGTSRMVVVGAPNYLARFGTPKIPADLADHRGIGWTFPRSIRGWPFKRGDRTEEAVPPPAARASDGEAARRLALGGVGLARLALFHIGPDIESGRLVPVLQNYNPGDREDIHAVYVGHTAPLPARVRAFIDFLAEHVRVSDPALKRAGDGKWRVMEIQRTRPIP from the coding sequence ATGGCCCGTTTCGACACCAACCGCTCCGCCGAGATGGAGGTTTTCGTCCGCGTCGTCGACCTGGGCGGGTTCACCCAGGCCGCGCGAAAACTGCGCCTGACGCCGTCGGGCGTCAGCAAGCTGATCTCGCGGCTGGAGGTACGGCTCGGCTCGCGGCTGATCAACCGCACCACGCGCAAGCTCACGCTGACGGAGGAAGGCCAGGCCTTCTACCAGCGCGCCGTGCGCATTCTCGCCGAGATGGAGGAGGCCGAGCGCGAGGCAGCTTCAGGCGCGGCACCGCGCGGCCGCCTCACCGTCAACAGCAACATCCCCTTCGGCATGCTGCATGTGATGCCGCTGATCCCGCGCTTCCTGGAACAGCATCCCGACGTCACGCTCGATCTGGTGCTGACCGACACACTGATCGACCTGATGCAGGAGCGCGCTGACGTCGCGATCCGCGTCGGACCGTTGCGGGCCTCACGCCTCGTCGCGCGAAAACTCGGCACCAGCCGCATGGTTGTGGTCGGCGCGCCGAATTATCTCGCGCGCTTCGGTACGCCGAAGATTCCGGCGGATCTTGCCGATCACCGCGGCATCGGCTGGACCTTTCCGCGCTCGATCCGCGGCTGGCCCTTCAAGCGCGGCGACCGCACCGAGGAAGCCGTCCCGCCGCCGGCCGCCCGCGCCAGCGACGGCGAAGCCGCCCGCCGCCTCGCGCTCGGCGGCGTGGGCCTCGCCCGCCTCGCCCTCTTCCACATCGGCCCCGACATCGAATCAGGCCGCCTCGTCCCGGTCTTGCAGAACTACAATCCCGGCGACCGCGAAGACATCCACGCTGTCTATGTCGGCCACACCGCGCCGCTCCCGGCGCGCGTCCGCGCGTTCATCGATTTTCTGGCGGAGCACGTGCGGGTGAGCGACCCCGCGCTGAAGCGCGCGGGGGACGGGAAATGGAGGGTGATGGAAATCCAGCGGACGCGTCCTATTCCTTGA
- a CDS encoding PAS domain-containing sensor histidine kinase, with protein MVDVLTPLEGAVAVLYVIAILLAARTNRRNDIIVAATGCVVLTITAYLLSHDLHEIASPALRALVSLAAIGITTLLVLQNHAATTHLAAQARLLNLSHDMIFVRDRSGVITFWNKTAEQTYGWSPDEALGQLADKLLRTSYSDRREAIEASLLDTGRWEGRVEQRTKAGAALTVDARWALQHDHLGKPVGVLETHTDVTDRVAAHSALVQSEQRYRRMFDASRIGVVEEDWSGLRTALDSLQTGGADLRDYLARNPDFVRHARRLARITDVNPALQKMAGASGSAAFIENADKLLGENDRSFLDALVAFANGEPFHEGETQLVSFDGRKVPVLFTITFPPEPDGDQNVLVFVVDITERKQAQDALLAAQAELAHAARVATLGELSASIAHEVNQPLAAIVTSGEAGLRWLRRDVPDLKEVATTIGHVVAQGRRASEIVTRIRTFLKKAAPQQDLLQIGEVIEEATALVARELAKDDVALIVEPQHGLPPVRGDRIQLQQVLVNLLINASQAMSGRPGSRVITLRAGTVDSETLAITVQDSGPGIPPDDMARLFDPFFTTKDGGMGMGLAICRTTVEAHGGRLSVVSTPGSGATFHLTLPYSQEHAPP; from the coding sequence ATGGTTGACGTGCTGACGCCGCTCGAGGGCGCGGTCGCAGTCCTCTATGTCATCGCGATCCTCCTTGCGGCGAGGACGAATCGGCGCAACGACATCATCGTCGCAGCGACCGGCTGTGTCGTCCTGACCATAACCGCCTATCTGCTGTCGCACGATCTGCATGAAATCGCCTCGCCCGCCCTTCGCGCGCTGGTGAGCCTCGCGGCGATCGGGATCACCACCCTGCTGGTGCTGCAGAATCACGCGGCGACGACGCACCTCGCGGCGCAAGCGCGGCTGCTCAATCTCTCGCATGACATGATCTTCGTCAGGGATCGCAGCGGCGTGATCACGTTCTGGAACAAGACCGCGGAACAGACTTACGGCTGGTCGCCCGACGAGGCGCTCGGGCAGCTCGCCGACAAGCTTCTGCGGACCAGCTATTCCGACCGGCGGGAAGCCATCGAGGCCAGCCTGCTCGATACCGGGCGATGGGAAGGCAGGGTTGAGCAACGGACGAAGGCCGGCGCCGCGCTCACCGTCGACGCCCGATGGGCCCTTCAGCACGACCATCTCGGCAAACCCGTCGGGGTGCTCGAAACGCACACCGACGTTACGGACCGCGTGGCGGCGCACAGCGCGCTGGTGCAGAGCGAGCAACGATACCGCCGGATGTTCGACGCAAGCCGGATCGGCGTCGTCGAGGAGGACTGGAGCGGACTGCGGACCGCGCTGGATTCGCTGCAGACCGGAGGGGCGGACCTGCGCGACTATCTGGCACGCAACCCCGATTTCGTCAGGCATGCCCGCCGCCTCGCCAGAATCACCGACGTCAATCCGGCCCTGCAGAAGATGGCGGGGGCAAGCGGCTCTGCGGCCTTCATCGAGAACGCCGACAAGCTGCTGGGCGAGAATGATCGCAGTTTCCTCGACGCGCTGGTCGCATTCGCGAATGGAGAGCCGTTTCACGAAGGGGAGACCCAGCTCGTGAGCTTCGACGGGCGTAAGGTCCCCGTGCTGTTCACGATCACCTTTCCGCCCGAACCCGACGGAGATCAAAACGTGCTCGTCTTCGTCGTCGACATCACCGAGCGCAAGCAGGCTCAGGATGCACTGCTCGCGGCGCAAGCCGAGCTCGCCCATGCTGCGCGCGTTGCCACCCTCGGCGAGCTCAGCGCGTCCATAGCGCACGAGGTGAACCAGCCACTGGCGGCAATCGTCACCAGCGGCGAAGCCGGCTTGCGATGGCTGCGGCGCGACGTACCCGATCTCAAGGAGGTCGCCACCACGATCGGCCATGTTGTTGCTCAGGGCCGCCGCGCCAGCGAGATCGTGACCCGGATCCGGACCTTCCTGAAGAAGGCTGCACCCCAGCAGGATCTGCTGCAAATCGGCGAGGTCATCGAGGAGGCGACTGCGCTGGTCGCGCGCGAGCTCGCCAAGGACGACGTCGCCCTCATCGTCGAGCCGCAGCACGGCCTGCCGCCGGTTCGCGGCGACCGGATTCAGCTGCAGCAGGTCCTGGTCAATCTTCTGATCAATGCCAGCCAGGCGATGTCAGGCCGGCCCGGTTCCCGCGTCATCACGCTGCGTGCAGGCACCGTGGACAGCGAGACCCTCGCCATCACGGTGCAGGACAGCGGCCCGGGCATCCCGCCTGATGACATGGCACGCCTGTTCGATCCGTTCTTCA
- a CDS encoding RidA family protein, with the protein MNANDITRIPNRNLPSKSAVTTYHMPGGGGLLWAVAVSPDRTQDIRIQTLGALGVIDTYLKDAGLDRTRIVKAEIVVTDHDNKPAFDEAWASWMPAGYGPVRSFVQSVMPDGDLIEIIITAALPAGTRDTSQASG; encoded by the coding sequence ATGAATGCAAACGACATCACGCGCATCCCGAACAGGAATCTGCCCAGCAAGTCAGCGGTAACAACATATCATATGCCGGGCGGCGGCGGGTTGCTGTGGGCGGTGGCGGTTTCACCTGATCGCACCCAGGACATTCGCATACAGACGCTGGGCGCCTTGGGCGTCATCGATACTTATCTGAAGGATGCGGGTCTGGACCGTACGCGCATCGTCAAGGCTGAGATCGTGGTGACCGACCACGACAACAAGCCAGCCTTCGACGAGGCCTGGGCGAGCTGGATGCCGGCGGGTTATGGGCCGGTGCGCTCGTTCGTGCAGTCGGTTATGCCCGATGGTGATTTGATCGAGATCATCATCACCGCCGCGCTACCGGCTGGCACGCGCGATACGTCTCAGGCATCAGGCTGA
- a CDS encoding MFS transporter has product MPPAVLALTAGAFGIGTTEFIIMGLLLQVAADMHVSVPIAGLLISGYALGVFVGAPVLTLATRRMPRKTVLLALMAIFTLGNAACALAPNYELLMAARVLTSLAHGTFFGVGSVVATGLVAEDKRASAIATMFIGLTVATLLGVPFGAWFGLMLGWRAAFWAVTVIGVIAFAVVAAFVPGHVGNGDKPISLAEELAVLGRPQVLLGLAMTVFGFAGLFVVFTYIQPILTRFTGFSEEAVSPILLVFGAGLAIGNVAGGKLADRGLARALIGTLAALAIVLLGLAAVLSVKIPAIVLILLLGIAAFATVAPLQLRVLEAAGPSGRTLASSLNIAAFNLGNALGAWAGGVTIDRGLDLSALPLVAAGITAIGLVLALWSLQLDRTATAVAACPAE; this is encoded by the coding sequence ATGCCTCCCGCCGTCCTTGCGCTCACCGCCGGTGCCTTCGGCATCGGCACCACCGAATTCATCATCATGGGCCTGCTGCTCCAGGTCGCCGCCGACATGCATGTCTCCGTGCCGATCGCGGGCCTCCTCATCTCCGGCTATGCGCTGGGTGTGTTCGTCGGCGCGCCGGTTCTGACGCTGGCGACGCGGCGGATGCCGCGCAAAACCGTATTGCTGGCGCTGATGGCGATCTTCACGCTCGGCAATGCCGCCTGCGCGCTGGCGCCGAACTACGAATTGCTGATGGCGGCGCGGGTGCTGACCTCGCTGGCCCACGGCACGTTCTTCGGCGTGGGCTCGGTCGTGGCCACCGGCCTCGTCGCCGAGGACAAGCGCGCCTCGGCGATCGCGACCATGTTCATCGGCCTCACGGTCGCAACGCTGCTGGGCGTGCCCTTCGGCGCCTGGTTCGGCCTGATGCTCGGCTGGCGCGCGGCGTTCTGGGCGGTAACGGTCATCGGCGTGATCGCCTTTGCCGTGGTCGCCGCGTTCGTGCCCGGCCATGTCGGTAACGGCGACAAGCCGATCTCGCTGGCTGAAGAGCTCGCGGTGCTCGGCCGTCCGCAGGTGCTGCTCGGCCTCGCCATGACCGTGTTCGGCTTTGCCGGCCTGTTCGTCGTCTTCACCTATATCCAGCCGATCCTGACGCGCTTCACCGGTTTTTCGGAGGAAGCGGTGTCGCCGATCCTGCTGGTGTTCGGCGCGGGTCTTGCGATCGGCAACGTCGCGGGCGGCAAGCTCGCCGACCGCGGCCTGGCGCGGGCCCTGATCGGCACTCTCGCCGCGCTCGCCATCGTGCTGCTCGGCCTTGCCGCGGTGCTGTCGGTCAAGATCCCCGCGATCGTGCTGATCCTGCTGCTCGGCATCGCCGCCTTCGCAACCGTCGCGCCGCTCCAGCTGCGCGTGCTGGAAGCCGCCGGCCCGAGCGGCCGCACGCTGGCCTCGAGCCTCAACATCGCCGCGTTCAATCTCGGCAACGCGCTGGGGGCCTGGGCCGGCGGTGTCACCATCGATCGCGGGCTCGACCTCTCCGCGTTGCCGCTGGTGGCGGCCGGAATCACCGCGATCGGCCTCGTGCTGGCGCTGTGGAGCCTCCAGCTCGATCGCACGGCGACCGCAGTCGCGGCGTGCCCGGCGGAATAG